From the genome of Candidatus Buchananbacteria bacterium, one region includes:
- a CDS encoding class I SAM-dependent methyltransferase: MIEDKNKDFSTQDYFAKVYVNKDRWVSYYWQTKLVSDLITSGSVLEIGVGNALVADYLKHRYQVSTLDINDKLNPDYIGSVEDLSFLAEKKFDVVVCAEVLEHLPFEKFKQSLQQMHSVSRRHVVISLPYWGYTFYVRIKLPKLGKHTFQFKLNGFKRHRFNGQHYWEIGKRGYSVKKIKDEIVNSGFKIKTSFWDVDDPYHYYFVLEK; this comes from the coding sequence ATGATTGAAGACAAAAATAAAGATTTTTCTACTCAAGACTATTTCGCCAAGGTATATGTCAATAAAGACCGTTGGGTTAGTTACTATTGGCAGACTAAATTAGTGAGTGATTTGATTACCTCTGGCAGTGTTTTGGAAATCGGCGTTGGCAATGCATTGGTGGCTGATTATTTAAAACATCGGTATCAAGTTTCAACCTTAGACATTAATGATAAATTAAATCCGGATTATATTGGTTCGGTTGAAGACCTTTCTTTTTTAGCAGAAAAGAAATTTGATGTTGTTGTTTGTGCCGAAGTTTTGGAACATTTGCCGTTTGAAAAATTTAAGCAGAGCCTGCAGCAAATGCATTCAGTATCAAGACGCCATGTCGTTATTTCACTGCCGTACTGGGGGTACACATTCTATGTGAGAATAAAATTGCCAAAATTAGGAAAACACACGTTTCAATTTAAACTTAATGGTTTTAAACGTCATCGGTTTAATGGACAGCATTATTGGGAAATCGGTAAAAGGGGGTATTCAGTTAAAAAAATTAAAGATGAAATAGTTAATTCCGGATTTAAAATTAAAACGTCATTTTGGGATGTTGATGACCCATACCATTATTATTTTGTCTTAGAAAAATGA
- a CDS encoding glycosyltransferase family 4 protein, whose amino-acid sequence MKKIIYIANVRIPTEKAHGLQIMKMCEAFAASGREVELITPARLNAGFKNVDPFSFFKVRNIFRIHRIITIDPRFLLKFPAGFYIKFQSLFFIFGLVAYLLMKLDRHSSIIYTRDHYLLPVLKYFSDQLVFEIHDMPSKPKKYISVFEQCFKIVAITQGLKEELVNLGISEQKIIVAPDAVDLKDFEIADDKNEVRQKLGLPLNQKLAVYTGHLYDWKGADTLAHAVKYFNEDASAVFVGGTDSDIKHFKNQFSNNDKIIIVGRVDHKLIPSYLKAADVLVLPNSAKSKISKLYTSPMKLFEYMASGAPIVASSLPSIREVVGEQEVQFFEPDSAVSLAEAIKKVLADISLGERLAQQARRVVSQFTWDQRAKKIISTFNE is encoded by the coding sequence ATGAAAAAAATAATCTATATTGCCAATGTTCGAATTCCGACCGAGAAAGCGCATGGTTTGCAGATTATGAAAATGTGCGAGGCGTTTGCGGCATCGGGTAGGGAAGTGGAGCTGATAACCCCGGCCAGGTTAAACGCCGGATTTAAAAACGTTGATCCGTTTTCATTTTTTAAGGTTCGTAACATTTTTCGCATTCATCGTATTATAACAATTGATCCGCGATTTTTATTGAAATTCCCCGCTGGGTTTTATATTAAATTTCAATCGTTGTTTTTTATTTTTGGGTTAGTAGCTTATCTGTTAATGAAATTAGACCGCCATAGTAGTATTATTTACACTCGCGATCATTATTTATTGCCGGTCTTGAAATATTTTTCTGATCAGTTAGTTTTTGAAATTCACGATATGCCAAGCAAGCCAAAAAAATATATTTCAGTTTTTGAACAATGTTTTAAAATAGTCGCCATTACTCAGGGATTAAAAGAGGAGTTGGTTAATCTTGGTATCTCGGAACAAAAAATAATTGTCGCGCCTGACGCTGTGGACCTTAAGGATTTTGAAATAGCTGACGATAAAAATGAGGTTCGTCAAAAATTAGGCTTGCCGCTGAATCAAAAGTTGGCTGTTTATACCGGTCATTTGTATGATTGGAAGGGCGCTGACACCTTGGCTCATGCGGTAAAATATTTTAATGAAGATGCGTCGGCAGTTTTTGTAGGAGGTACAGACAGTGATATTAAACATTTCAAGAATCAATTCAGCAACAATGATAAAATCATTATTGTTGGCAGAGTTGACCATAAATTAATACCGTCTTATTTAAAAGCGGCTGATGTTTTGGTGTTGCCGAATTCTGCCAAAAGTAAAATATCAAAGTTATATACATCGCCGATGAAACTTTTTGAATATATGGCTTCTGGCGCGCCGATCGTTGCTTCAAGCCTGCCTTCAATCAGGGAGGTGGTTGGTGAACAAGAAGTACAATTTTTTGAGCCAGATAGCGCTGTTAGTTTGGCTGAAGCGATAAAAAAGGTTTTGGCCGACATATCGCTGGGCGAACGACTGGCCCAACAAGCTCGGCGGGTTGTATCGCAGTTTACCTGGGATCAACGAGCGAAAAAAATAATTTCTACTTTCAATGAATAA
- a CDS encoding FkbM family methyltransferase, producing the protein MNKIKLKFKKSLLLSFFGGNFFDKSKLFILPFWISLEKKFKFVPNFSLWVTVSLTARSAKIKITDAYDYDTLYDVFVNREYSLPNDFSPKTIFDLGGHVGYTAVYFHLMYPDATIYVFEPSHDNFVKLKDNTSAIAAIKIFNVAVAATSGQLPFYHNPKKSTSSSLVIRGNDGPSETVEAKTIDQLMDELNISKIDLLKFDIEGSEYDVFKGSNRLSDIAVLIGELHPNLIGVSVDDFYHLFNGFEVTIDQKTREKSKFLAKK; encoded by the coding sequence ATGAATAAGATTAAACTAAAATTTAAAAAATCTCTTTTATTAAGTTTTTTTGGCGGTAATTTTTTTGATAAAAGTAAACTGTTTATTTTGCCGTTTTGGATAAGTTTAGAAAAGAAATTTAAATTTGTTCCTAATTTCAGCTTGTGGGTAACCGTCAGTTTAACGGCTCGCTCAGCTAAAATTAAAATAACAGATGCTTACGATTATGACACATTATACGATGTCTTTGTTAATCGTGAATATTCTTTGCCAAATGATTTTTCCCCAAAAACGATTTTTGATCTTGGCGGCCATGTGGGGTATACGGCAGTATATTTTCATTTGATGTATCCGGATGCAACGATATATGTTTTTGAGCCAAGCCATGATAACTTTGTCAAATTAAAAGATAATACATCAGCGATTGCGGCAATCAAAATTTTTAATGTTGCAGTGGCCGCCACATCCGGTCAATTACCGTTTTACCATAACCCCAAAAAATCAACTTCGTCATCGCTAGTCATTCGGGGTAATGATGGACCGTCGGAAACGGTTGAGGCAAAAACTATTGATCAGCTAATGGATGAATTAAATATTTCTAAAATTGATCTTCTGAAATTTGATATTGAGGGCAGTGAGTACGATGTTTTTAAGGGTTCTAATCGTTTGTCTGACATTGCAGTTTTGATTGGGGAGCTCCACCCCAATCTGATTGGGGTGTCGGTTGATGATTTCTATCATTTATTTAACGGTTTTGAAGTGACAATCGATCAAAAAACCCGTGAAAAGTCTAAATTTTTAGCCAAAAAGTAG
- a CDS encoding helix-turn-helix domain-containing protein, whose translation MSEEIKPNAVYTTEEAEKLLKVSNSTIKRMLKRGLIKANKVGRQYRILGKEILRLVSPEIEQQAIKSYLSIKGKVVNKINKW comes from the coding sequence ATGTCAGAAGAAATTAAACCAAACGCTGTTTACACCACCGAAGAGGCAGAAAAACTGCTTAAAGTGAGTAACAGCACTATTAAACGGATGCTTAAACGTGGTCTGATTAAAGCCAATAAGGTTGGTCGACAGTACCGGATTTTGGGCAAGGAGATTCTGCGGTTGGTATCGCCGGAAATTGAACAGCAGGCAATTAAGTCTTATTTGAGTATTAAAGGTAAGGTCGTTAATAAAATAAACAAATGGTAA
- a CDS encoding ABC transporter ATP-binding protein has product MATLALKDNRVLKLIKLSKKAYADFKWQIVLLTFFGFVGGVLEGIGINALVPLFSFSLGLGEGQDDIISKTIKNIFEFFGINFSVKYLLVLIIILFILKALVTVFLEYLRLYITSDYEVRTRSRLFEKIIKANWPYHIKQRAGNLETILLIDVPASGGLLSQISSTIIICTSLIVYVFVAVNISLVITLITLVVGAIMFLVLKPLIYKTKIFAGQRVNLNKDIAHHIGENIQGIKTVKSMVASTAVWSKGVLLFEELKRLTIKLGILKSFNASLIQPVGVIFVSLLFAFTYQSETFNLAMLIAIVYLIQQIFVYVQQLQRTLQSMNEFLPHLNTVIQYQDLADKNIEADQGSKNFSFESELVFSQVGFSYNKEKQILKNVNLNIKKGEMLGLIGPSGVGKTTLVDLVLRLLPLQQGAITIDGGSINDIKLDEWRKNIGYVSQDIFLVNATIADNIRFYDNQVTQDQIISAAKMANIYDFIDGLPEKFNTMVGDRGLMLSAGQRQRLVIARILARNPQILILDEATSALDNESEAQIQSVIRNLKGKITVLAIAHRLSTIMDSDRLVVLDAGNIVEEGVPGDLLKQKDSYLFKVYNIRNNN; this is encoded by the coding sequence ATGGCTACGCTGGCTTTAAAAGACAATCGGGTTTTGAAATTAATCAAGTTGTCAAAAAAGGCTTATGCCGATTTTAAATGGCAAATTGTACTTTTGACATTTTTTGGTTTCGTCGGCGGCGTGCTTGAAGGTATCGGTATTAATGCATTAGTACCGCTTTTTTCTTTCTCGCTTGGTTTAGGCGAAGGGCAAGATGACATTATTTCAAAAACGATCAAAAATATTTTTGAATTTTTTGGAATTAATTTTTCGGTTAAGTACCTATTGGTTTTGATTATTATTTTATTTATTCTTAAAGCCTTAGTAACCGTATTTTTAGAATATTTACGTTTATATATAACTTCCGATTATGAAGTTAGAACTCGTAGCCGGTTATTTGAAAAAATCATCAAAGCCAATTGGCCGTATCATATTAAACAGCGAGCAGGAAATTTAGAAACCATTTTATTGATTGATGTGCCGGCTTCCGGCGGCCTGCTAAGTCAAATTAGTAGCACGATAATTATTTGCACTAGTTTGATTGTGTACGTTTTTGTGGCAGTCAACATTTCTTTAGTGATTACCCTGATTACGCTTGTGGTTGGTGCAATAATGTTTTTGGTGCTAAAACCATTAATCTATAAAACAAAAATTTTTGCCGGGCAGCGGGTTAATCTTAATAAAGATATTGCGCATCATATCGGCGAAAATATTCAGGGTATCAAAACGGTTAAATCAATGGTTGCTTCTACGGCAGTATGGTCAAAAGGTGTTTTGTTGTTTGAAGAGCTAAAAAGATTAACCATCAAATTAGGGATCTTAAAGAGTTTTAATGCTTCATTGATTCAGCCGGTTGGCGTAATTTTTGTTTCCTTGCTGTTTGCTTTTACTTATCAATCAGAAACTTTCAATCTGGCAATGCTGATCGCTATCGTTTACCTGATTCAACAAATTTTTGTTTATGTCCAGCAATTGCAGCGGACTTTGCAATCAATGAACGAATTTCTGCCTCATTTAAATACGGTTATTCAGTATCAGGATTTAGCGGATAAGAATATCGAAGCCGATCAGGGGTCAAAAAACTTTTCATTTGAATCGGAACTGGTTTTTTCTCAGGTTGGTTTTTCTTATAATAAAGAAAAACAAATTTTGAAGAATGTAAATTTGAATATCAAGAAAGGTGAAATGCTGGGACTTATTGGACCTTCGGGGGTCGGCAAAACGACTTTGGTTGATTTGGTTTTAAGGCTTTTACCGCTTCAACAGGGAGCTATTACCATTGATGGTGGTAGCATCAATGACATTAAGCTTGACGAATGGCGAAAAAACATCGGCTATGTATCGCAGGACATTTTTTTAGTTAATGCCACGATTGCTGATAATATCAGATTTTATGACAACCAGGTAACCCAAGATCAGATTATTTCTGCTGCTAAAATGGCTAATATATATGATTTTATTGATGGTTTACCAGAGAAATTCAATACGATGGTCGGGGATCGCGGCTTAATGCTTTCAGCCGGCCAGCGCCAGCGCCTGGTTATTGCCAGGATTTTGGCCAGAAATCCTCAAATCTTAATCCTTGATGAGGCGACTAGCGCTTTGGACAACGAATCAGAGGCGCAAATTCAATCAGTGATTAGAAATTTGAAAGGTAAAATAACGGTTTTAGCGATTGCTCATCGACTTTCAACTATTATGGATTCGGATCGCCTTGTGGTCTTGGACGCCGGTAATATTGTTGAAGAGGGCGTGCCGGGGGATTTGTTGAAACAAAAAGATTCTTATTTATTTAAAGTGTATAATATTAGAAATAATAATTAG
- the pseB gene encoding UDP-N-acetylglucosamine 4,6-dehydratase (inverting): MFDGKTILITGGTGSFGRTFTKYLLDNFNPKKIIIFSRDEFKQHQMNMDFNDQRIRFFIGDVRDLSRLQRALKGVDIVIHASALKQVPAMEYNPFEAIKTNVLGSQNVIEAAIDQQVPKVLLISTDKAAHPINLYGATKLSAEKIFIASNSYAPKKTVFAAVRYGNVIGSRGSVIDLIKRGEFSSEAVKITDPEMTRFWITLRQACELVVFALENMEGGEIFVPKIPSMKIADMFKAVLPKAKQEVIGIRPGEKLHEALLTQDEARHSVELEKYFVILPEFHFFSKDEDLYAKYYDSGKKLEPNFQYTSDKNHDWLTDEQMKDLVKN, translated from the coding sequence ATGTTTGACGGAAAAACAATTCTAATCACCGGCGGAACCGGATCATTTGGCCGAACATTTACCAAATATCTTTTGGATAATTTTAATCCCAAAAAGATTATTATTTTTAGTCGTGATGAATTTAAGCAGCACCAGATGAATATGGATTTTAATGATCAGCGGATTCGATTTTTCATCGGTGACGTTCGTGATTTATCGCGACTGCAGCGAGCGCTTAAAGGCGTTGATATTGTTATTCATGCGTCGGCCTTAAAACAAGTGCCGGCGATGGAGTATAATCCGTTTGAGGCCATCAAAACTAATGTGCTTGGGTCTCAAAATGTGATTGAAGCAGCTATTGATCAGCAGGTGCCTAAGGTGCTTTTAATTTCAACCGACAAAGCTGCTCACCCGATTAATTTGTATGGGGCAACAAAATTATCAGCAGAAAAAATCTTTATTGCCAGTAATTCATATGCGCCAAAGAAAACCGTTTTTGCCGCCGTTCGATATGGCAATGTCATCGGGAGCCGCGGCAGCGTGATTGATCTGATCAAGCGGGGAGAATTCAGCAGCGAGGCAGTAAAGATTACTGACCCAGAAATGACAAGATTTTGGATCACTTTGCGTCAGGCCTGCGAACTGGTGGTTTTTGCTTTAGAAAACATGGAAGGCGGCGAAATTTTTGTCCCCAAAATTCCAAGCATGAAAATCGCCGATATGTTTAAAGCGGTGTTGCCGAAGGCCAAACAGGAAGTAATTGGTATTCGTCCGGGTGAAAAACTCCATGAGGCTTTATTAACTCAGGATGAGGCCAGGCATTCAGTTGAACTGGAAAAATATTTTGTTATTTTGCCAGAATTTCATTTTTTCTCTAAGGATGAAGATTTGTACGCTAAATATTATGACTCAGGCAAAAAACTTGAACCAAATTTTCAGTACACTAGTGACAAGAATCATGATTGGCTGACTGATGAACAGATGAAAGATCTGGTTAAAAATTAG
- the pseC gene encoding UDP-4-amino-4,6-dideoxy-N-acetyl-beta-L-altrosamine transaminase: MIPYGRQTIDEKDIAAVVKVLKSDWLTQGPKVLEFETALAKYCGAKYAVVASNGTAALLLAYLAGGIKKGDEVITTPNTFVATSNMLLVLGARPVFCDIRLDTYNIDESKIEKLITKKTKAIVPVHFGGQPVALDVIRKIARRHKLLVIEDACHSLGAKYKNKKIGSISDMTVFSFHPVKSIATGEGGAVLTNDKNVYHQLKLLRSHGITKDAKGFNVMTELGHNFRLTDIQAALGISQLKKINQFVAKRRLLVKKYQQRLKGIDQIILPQEIKGNFSSWHLYVIRTKKASDRLPLYNYLLSKGVGVNFHYPAVYSQPYYRRHRYQKTKLENDELYTKTAITLPLFPTLRDRDHQYVCNQIKNFFN, from the coding sequence ATGATCCCATACGGCAGACAAACAATTGATGAAAAAGACATTGCGGCAGTTGTTAAGGTTTTAAAATCAGATTGGCTGACTCAGGGTCCGAAAGTTTTAGAGTTTGAAACAGCGTTGGCAAAATATTGCGGTGCCAAATATGCCGTGGTTGCCAGCAATGGTACGGCGGCGTTGTTGCTGGCTTATCTGGCCGGCGGCATTAAAAAAGGTGATGAGGTAATTACGACGCCAAATACGTTTGTTGCGACGAGTAATATGCTTTTGGTTTTAGGTGCCAGACCGGTTTTTTGTGATATTCGTCTTGACACCTATAATATCGACGAATCAAAAATTGAAAAATTGATCACTAAAAAAACCAAAGCCATTGTTCCTGTTCATTTTGGCGGCCAACCGGTGGCATTAGACGTTATTAGAAAAATTGCCCGGCGACACAAACTGCTCGTGATTGAAGACGCCTGCCATAGTTTAGGGGCAAAATATAAGAATAAAAAAATCGGCAGCATTTCTGATATGACCGTTTTTAGTTTTCATCCAGTTAAAAGTATTGCTACTGGCGAAGGTGGGGCGGTTTTGACCAACGATAAAAATGTATACCATCAGCTAAAGCTATTGCGTAGCCACGGTATCACCAAGGATGCTAAAGGTTTTAATGTTATGACTGAGTTGGGCCATAACTTTCGTTTGACGGACATTCAGGCAGCTTTGGGAATTAGCCAATTGAAGAAGATAAATCAATTTGTCGCTAAGCGACGACTGTTAGTTAAAAAATATCAGCAACGGTTAAAAGGCATCGATCAGATAATTTTACCCCAAGAAATTAAAGGTAATTTTAGCAGTTGGCATTTGTATGTTATCAGAACTAAAAAGGCTTCTGACCGTTTGCCGCTGTATAATTATTTGTTGAGTAAGGGGGTTGGTGTTAATTTTCATTACCCGGCCGTCTATAGTCAGCCCTATTATCGTCGCCACAGATATCAAAAAACTAAACTGGAAAACGATGAGTTGTACACTAAGACAGCTATTACCTTGCCGCTTTTTCCAACTTTACGCGACCGGGATCATCAGTATGTGTGCAATCAGATTAAAAATTTTTTTAATTAG
- a CDS encoding acylneuraminate cytidylyltransferase family protein yields the protein MNQKGEKILAVIIARGGSKSIPGKNLLDFKGKPLVAWPIELAKSVSQIDRVIISTDSADIAETAKKYGAEVPFMRPAELATDDAPTLPVLQHAVKFLEENQNFKADIILLFYPTSPMLSRSRVEEALLMLESSDCNSVVSVVEDHGRFWEKTEGAFKVFYPKDRLNRQYFQPLYRENGAIYFSRYVVLMNQNKIIDESAVKLLVMAPDESVDIDNWADLAKAKR from the coding sequence ATGAACCAAAAAGGCGAAAAAATTTTAGCAGTCATTATCGCCCGGGGAGGTTCAAAGTCAATTCCGGGGAAAAACTTGCTTGATTTTAAAGGTAAGCCCCTGGTGGCTTGGCCGATTGAATTGGCTAAATCAGTTTCACAGATTGATCGGGTGATTATTTCAACTGATAGTGCCGACATTGCTGAAACAGCCAAGAAGTATGGCGCCGAGGTACCATTTATGCGTCCGGCTGAGCTTGCGACGGACGACGCGCCAACCCTGCCAGTTTTGCAGCATGCCGTAAAATTTTTAGAAGAAAACCAAAATTTTAAAGCTGATATTATTTTGTTGTTTTATCCCACTTCACCAATGTTAAGCCGCTCTCGGGTTGAAGAAGCCTTGTTGATGCTGGAAAGTTCTGATTGTAACAGTGTAGTGAGCGTCGTAGAAGACCATGGGCGGTTCTGGGAAAAAACGGAAGGTGCTTTTAAAGTTTTTTATCCCAAAGATCGTCTTAACCGTCAGTATTTTCAGCCACTATATAGAGAAAATGGCGCAATTTATTTTTCGCGCTATGTGGTATTAATGAATCAGAATAAAATCATTGACGAATCAGCTGTTAAATTATTGGTGATGGCGCCGGATGAATCAGTTGATATTGATAATTGGGCTGATTTAGCAAAGGCAAAGAGGTGA
- a CDS encoding YdcF family protein: MDFDGLITFSGGLKQSKDGSWRTTNFNEAGDKSGVLGDRLRILAAAHLAKIYPQATVFVLGGRGYQTINPQAPKISDVMERELVELGVAKNRIIKDGESGSSYEQLRYVNSLVKNQRLKKIGLISNRYHLPRLKTMIEHLADLSDLQNAALEFLSAEDVLIEKNPDRWKKEIDEAYQTPAVKKRIQLEEQGITDLKSGQYRLK; encoded by the coding sequence ATGGATTTTGACGGGTTAATTACTTTTTCAGGAGGATTAAAGCAGAGCAAAGACGGTTCCTGGCGAACTACTAATTTTAATGAAGCGGGCGATAAATCGGGGGTGCTTGGCGATCGATTACGAATTTTAGCGGCAGCGCATTTAGCAAAAATATACCCGCAGGCGACAGTATTCGTTTTGGGGGGCAGAGGTTATCAGACTATTAATCCGCAAGCACCAAAGATTTCTGATGTCATGGAGCGCGAACTTGTTGAATTAGGTGTCGCTAAGAATCGGATAATTAAAGATGGCGAATCAGGCAGTTCATATGAGCAATTACGGTATGTGAATAGTCTAGTAAAAAACCAGCGTTTGAAAAAAATTGGACTTATTTCTAATCGGTATCATTTGCCAAGGTTGAAAACGATGATTGAGCATCTGGCTGATTTGTCAGATTTGCAAAACGCTGCACTTGAATTTTTGTCGGCTGAAGATGTGTTGATAGAAAAAAATCCTGATCGCTGGAAAAAAGAAATTGACGAAGCGTATCAAACCCCGGCAGTCAAGAAGCGAATTCAGCTTGAAGAGCAGGGGATTACCGATTTAAAAAGCGGTCAATACCGCCTTAAATAA
- the pseI gene encoding pseudaminic acid synthase: protein MKIPDLKIISPLGERLIGLTQPVFIVAEMSGNHNQSINQAKRIIDAAAQAGVDAVKLQTYTPDTITIDSDKEYFQVKVNDTWKGQTLYQLYQKTYTPWEWHEELRDYAVKQGLIFFSTPFDDTAVDFLEGLNVPLYKIASFELVDVPLLKKIASTKKPVIISRGMSNEAEINLAIKTLKDFGCPSISLLHCVSAYPAKTEEMNLATIADLTQRFGVVPGLSDHSLSPHVPAVALGLGAKVIEKHLTLNRADGGPDAAFSLEPQEFKNLVGTLRDLERGLGQARYDVLPQEQENIIFRKSLFVVADVRKGETLNKQNVRSIRPGHGLEPKYYDEVLGKEAAVDIKRGTPLAWGLIKK from the coding sequence ATGAAAATTCCAGATTTAAAAATTATTAGTCCGTTAGGCGAGCGCTTGATTGGCCTCACTCAGCCGGTTTTTATTGTGGCTGAAATGTCGGGTAATCATAATCAATCAATTAACCAAGCTAAAAGAATTATTGATGCGGCGGCTCAGGCCGGCGTTGACGCGGTAAAATTGCAGACTTATACTCCAGACACTATCACTATTGATTCTGACAAAGAATATTTTCAAGTTAAAGTCAACGATACCTGGAAGGGTCAGACACTTTATCAGTTGTATCAAAAAACGTATACCCCCTGGGAATGGCATGAAGAATTGCGAGATTACGCGGTGAAACAGGGGTTGATATTTTTCTCAACACCCTTTGATGACACGGCAGTTGATTTTTTGGAAGGCTTGAATGTTCCCTTGTATAAAATTGCTTCTTTTGAGTTAGTTGACGTACCACTGCTAAAAAAGATTGCTTCAACTAAAAAGCCGGTGATTATTTCGCGGGGAATGTCTAATGAAGCGGAGATTAATTTGGCGATTAAAACGCTTAAGGATTTTGGGTGTCCGAGCATTTCGTTGCTACACTGTGTCAGCGCCTATCCGGCTAAAACCGAAGAAATGAATTTGGCAACGATTGCCGATTTAACCCAGAGGTTTGGCGTCGTTCCCGGTCTATCGGACCATAGCTTGAGTCCGCATGTTCCGGCTGTAGCTTTAGGTCTTGGCGCCAAAGTAATTGAAAAACATCTGACGCTTAACCGTGCTGACGGCGGGCCTGACGCCGCTTTTTCGCTTGAGCCGCAGGAATTTAAAAATCTAGTTGGTACCCTAAGAGATTTAGAAAGGGGCCTGGGCCAGGCGCGCTATGACGTTTTGCCGCAGGAGCAAGAAAATATCATTTTTAGAAAATCCTTATTTGTTGTTGCGGATGTTAGGAAGGGGGAAACGTTAAATAAGCAGAATGTGCGCTCAATCAGGCCAGGGCACGGGCTTGAGCCGAAATATTATGATGAAGTTTTGGGCAAAGAAGCGGCCGTTGATATCAAGCGCGGTACGCCGTTAGCCTGGGGTTTAATTAAAAAGTAG
- a CDS encoding GNAT family N-acetyltransferase, with protein sequence MTESSLKVRPAVQADSRRVWEIRNHPQVREVSGNPQAFSFESHNAWFENKYFSAGDNRCYVLEVAEVVSGYCRLDFDQQKKWYVISIALDPELQGRGLGNYLLQEVIKNFDRQVKIFAEIKKTNAPSLKLFEKNGFKIFDEDENNFYLNYGE encoded by the coding sequence ATGACTGAATCATCACTGAAAGTACGCCCAGCCGTTCAAGCGGATTCACGCCGAGTGTGGGAAATTCGTAATCATCCGCAGGTTCGCGAAGTTTCTGGCAACCCACAGGCTTTTAGTTTTGAATCGCACAATGCGTGGTTTGAAAATAAATATTTCAGCGCTGGCGATAACCGTTGTTACGTATTGGAGGTTGCCGAGGTAGTTTCTGGCTATTGTCGTCTTGATTTTGATCAGCAAAAAAAGTGGTATGTTATTTCAATTGCCCTTGATCCAGAGTTGCAGGGGAGGGGTTTAGGCAATTATCTGTTGCAAGAGGTGATTAAGAATTTTGACCGGCAAGTTAAAATTTTTGCGGAAATAAAAAAAACTAATGCTCCTTCGCTAAAACTTTTTGAAAAGAATGGCTTTAAGATTTTTGATGAAGACGAAAATAATTTTTATCTGAACTATGGAGAATAA
- a CDS encoding methyltransferase domain-containing protein yields MNFMVRPSKSFLFDLLESKLCRLSGEVGLDAACDNMKNRRMFKTKKYIGLDINLETLIKVSSKSTVLQSQQLYSVHADMANLNGLTKNSCDVVVSTNTIYQIPKNLQANVILNLCEMVNSRGTFICELSLNDQFDELLAIIKKYFVKMQIYYYKNWLSQKYEKIFERDGYLGSHPIASKKFFRFLAWLISRGEFLTYRNRRGKKHAVIIATARHEAKDEVFSLSGVPIVAGNIYSLFEYQRNINDNDDKKN; encoded by the coding sequence ATGAATTTTATGGTTCGACCGTCAAAATCATTTTTATTTGACCTGCTGGAGTCTAAATTGTGCCGCTTGTCCGGAGAAGTTGGGTTAGATGCAGCGTGTGATAATATGAAAAACCGGCGGATGTTTAAAACCAAAAAATATATTGGCTTAGATATTAATCTTGAGACTTTAATTAAGGTGTCATCGAAATCAACTGTCCTTCAATCGCAGCAGCTGTATTCGGTGCATGCGGATATGGCGAATCTGAATGGTCTGACAAAAAACAGCTGTGATGTTGTCGTTTCAACTAATACCATCTATCAGATTCCTAAGAACCTTCAAGCTAATGTAATTTTAAATCTTTGTGAGATGGTCAACAGTCGCGGTACATTCATTTGTGAATTATCACTTAATGATCAATTCGATGAGCTGTTGGCGATTATTAAAAAATATTTTGTCAAAATGCAGATATATTACTATAAAAATTGGTTAAGTCAAAAATATGAAAAAATTTTTGAACGAGATGGCTACTTGGGGTCCCATCCCATTGCGAGTAAAAAATTTTTTAGATTTTTAGCTTGGCTGATTAGTCGGGGTGAATTTTTGACGTATCGTAATCGTCGGGGGAAAAAACACGCCGTTATTATTGCTACCGCGCGGCACGAAGCAAAGGATGAAGTTTTTAGTTTGTCAGGCGTGCCAATTGTCGCCGGGAATATTTATTCTTTATTTGAATATCAAAGGAATATAAATGATAATGATGATAAAAAAAATTAA